The proteins below come from a single Minwuia thermotolerans genomic window:
- a CDS encoding nuclear transport factor 2 family protein, whose amino-acid sequence MLQERLVEATEDQVLASGPEEISIEKARELVQFFAEVSTSLDAERFLEGFTDDCIVRYGTFPEMRGKEKFRPFVDAMMSAKMKNFFCRKELRTINGNVLGVQWENDWVDADSGKRKTGRGLEFWILRGERIARWDAVFTMADAKS is encoded by the coding sequence ATGCTTCAGGAGCGCCTCGTAGAAGCCACGGAAGATCAGGTTTTGGCATCCGGTCCGGAAGAAATCAGTATCGAGAAGGCGCGGGAATTAGTGCAGTTCTTTGCTGAGGTTTCCACATCGCTCGATGCTGAGCGTTTTCTTGAGGGGTTCACCGACGACTGCATCGTTCGCTACGGCACTTTTCCGGAGATGCGCGGTAAGGAGAAATTTCGCCCGTTCGTCGACGCCATGATGTCGGCGAAGATGAAGAATTTCTTCTGCCGCAAGGAACTCCGCACGATCAACGGAAATGTGCTTGGTGTCCAATGGGAGAACGATTGGGTCGACGCGGATAGCGGCAAGCGAAAAACGGGGCGCGGACTGGAGTTCTGGATATTGCGGGGCGAGCGGATCGCCCGCTGGGATGCCGTCTTCACGATGGCTGACGCGAAGAGCTAG
- a CDS encoding class I SAM-dependent methyltransferase, whose translation MPIEKSNEPEAFASFEREGWERSLDGYDEEFGAISRQTVGPMLDAAEVGEGSSVLDLCCGPGMLSAGAIERGARPVGVDYSEAALARARRLVPAADLRAGDAQSLDFPDTSFDAVVCGYGLMHLPDPERALREMVRVVRPGGRVAVSVWDGSLPDAALNLIFKAVQAHGDGSPDLPHGPDFFQFGTVDRMQSALVEIDLADVRATRWKNSVQVTSGAELLGAVERGSVRASAVLDAQSESALANMARFLDEKLTGMPKDDGGYFVQLPSTIGSGAKP comes from the coding sequence ATGCCTATCGAGAAGTCAAATGAACCGGAAGCCTTTGCATCCTTTGAACGCGAGGGCTGGGAACGGTCTCTGGACGGCTATGACGAGGAGTTCGGAGCGATCTCGCGTCAGACCGTCGGACCGATGCTCGATGCCGCAGAAGTCGGGGAGGGCAGCAGTGTCCTCGACCTCTGTTGCGGGCCGGGCATGCTCAGTGCCGGTGCGATCGAGCGCGGTGCGCGGCCCGTTGGCGTCGACTACTCGGAAGCGGCGCTGGCACGAGCACGACGACTGGTGCCGGCGGCCGATCTCCGGGCTGGAGACGCGCAGTCGCTCGACTTTCCGGACACCAGCTTCGACGCAGTCGTCTGCGGCTATGGCCTGATGCACCTGCCGGATCCGGAACGCGCCCTGCGAGAGATGGTGCGCGTCGTCCGGCCCGGTGGTCGCGTGGCCGTTAGCGTCTGGGATGGCTCGTTGCCAGACGCAGCTCTGAACCTGATTTTCAAAGCGGTGCAGGCGCACGGAGATGGTAGCCCGGACCTGCCGCACGGCCCGGACTTTTTCCAGTTCGGAACAGTCGACCGAATGCAGTCTGCATTGGTTGAGATTGATCTCGCCGACGTCCGCGCCACCAGATGGAAAAATAGCGTGCAGGTGACGTCAGGTGCTGAGCTGCTAGGTGCTGTGGAGCGCGGCTCGGTCCGCGCCAGCGCCGTCCTCGACGCCCAGAGCGAGAGCGCCTTGGCCAATATGGCGCGGTTCCTGGACGAGAAGCTCACAGGTATGCCGAAAGACGACGGTGGCTACTTCGTCCAGTTGCCTTCAACGATTGGTTCTGGCGCAAAACCCTGA